From a single Sparus aurata chromosome 13, fSpaAur1.1, whole genome shotgun sequence genomic region:
- the pld2 gene encoding phospholipase D1 isoform X2, translating into MDSPEDVIEPVAQSSTAQNLGRRRFMKDLNDLTPDELDGLMSSSDGRPFLVVHRLPELKEQGVPYLIPGIPVTCRVDNTEKYTTRSKVHVGTLYTVRLTHGHFHWTVKRKYKHFQELHRDLYKHKMMLHLLPLARFSKERQQLRAMSEEMPSLHGTERTRRTSSKMKYLEEYLNGLLENSFCRNDHSMLEFLSVGALSFVTDLGPKGLEGPIFKRSGGHRIQGLNCIGHHQFCFRWSRRWLVVKDSFLMYMNRDNGRINFVLLFDPEFKVKVGRAYTDTRYGVCIENFTRSLIIKCSSYRQAHWWSHEINRLAETCDFLKVQRFDGFAPPRENILTKWYVNGKGYFADLADALEQAREEIFITDWWLSPEVFLKRPATENYWRLDEILKRKAEQGVKVCILLYKEVELALGINSEHSKRTLMDMHPNIKVMRHPDHVSAVVFLWAHHEKMVAIDQTVAFVGGIDLAFGRWDDSDYRLTDLGLKEMANGVTEEVPKGDTVDNGVADGPKPSDPDTQAEPESDNLTANTKLWLGKDYSNFIRKDWVQLDKPFEDNIDRTQVPRMPWRDLSAAVHGPAARDVARHFIQRWNFTKIFKNKYKDEFYPYLLPKSHCTVDSLSYTVPGSTKAKVQVLRSADRWSTGTCESSIHNAYVHTIENSEHYIYIENQFFISCADGKTVHNGIGDAIVNRILRAHREQKKYRVFVVIPLLPGFEGDISAGGGNAIQAILHFTYRTMCRGEHSILSRLRELEDKWTEYITLCGLRTHSQLSESLVTELIYVHSKTLIADDRCYIIGSANINDRSMLGSRDSEMAVFVEDEERVPSVMGGEEYQAGPLTLALRKECFRVLVGASSDPSISVDDPISDEFFFLGWNAAAQLNATIYDKVFKCLPFDSVHNMRELKEYSAEERLCDTDPEQAIEELKAVRGLLVYFPLKFLCEENLLPPLATKEGMAPVGLWT; encoded by the exons GTCCACGTGGGCACCCTGTACACAGTGCGGCTAACACACGGCCACTTCCACTGGACAGTGAAGAGGAAGTACAAGCACTTCCAGGAGCTGCATCGAGACCTTTACAAGCACAAGATGATGCTTCACCTGCTGCCTCTGGCAAG GTTTTCAAAGGAGAGGCAGCAGCTGAGAGCCATGTCGGAGGAAATGCCCAGCCTGCACGGGACTGAACGGACCAGAAGGACCTCCAGCAAAATG AAATACCTCGAGGAGTACCTGAATGGCCTGCTGGAGAATTCGTTCTGCAGGAATGATCACAGCATG CTGGAATTCCTCTCTGTCGGTGCTCTCTCCTTCGTCACCGATCTGGGACCCAAAGGCCT GGAGGGACCAATCTTCAAGAGGTCAGGGGGCCATCGGATCCAAGGGCTGAATTGCATTGGCCATCATCAGTTCTGTTTCCGCTGGTCACGGCGCTGGTTGGTGGTGAAAGACTCCTTCCTGATGTATATGAACCGAGACAACGGCAGGATCAACTTTGTGCTGCTGTTCGACCCGGAGTTCAAAGTGAAAGTGGGCCGCGCTTACACAGACACCAGATATGGAGTCTGCATCGAGAACTTCACTCG GAGTCTGATCATCAAGTGCAGCAGCTACAGACAGGCTCATTGGTGGAGCCATGAAATCAACCGGCTTGCAGAAACTTGTGACTTCCTCAAAGTTCAACGCTTTGACGGATTTGCACCACCACGTGAGAACATTCTCACCAAATG GTATGTGAATGGAAAAGGCTACTTTGCGGACCTGGCTGATGCTCTCGAACAAGCCAGGgaggaaatcttcatcacagatTGGTG GCTCAGCCCTGAAGTGTTCCTAAAGAGACCAGCGACTGAGAACTACTGGCGCCTGGATGAGATACTCAAACGCAAAGCA GAACAAGGAGTCAAAGTGTGCATTCTGCTGTATAAAGAAGTAGAGCTGGCACTCGGCATCAATAGTGAGCACAGCAAGAGGACGCTTATGGATATGCACCCAAACATCAAG GTGATGCGACACCCTGACCACGTGTCGGCCGTGGTGTTCCTGTGGGCTCACCATGAAAAGATGGTGGCCATTGACCAAACAGTAGCCTTTGTGGGGGGGATCGACCTGGCCTTTGGGAGGTGGGATGACAGCGACTACCGGCTAACTGATCTGGGTTTGAAAGAGATGGCCAACGGTGTAACCGAGGAGGTGCCCAAAGGAGATACAGTA GACAACGGTGTGGCTGATGGTCCAAAACCGTCAGATCCAGACACACAAGCAGAGCCGGAGTCTGATAATCTGACTGCCAACACTAAACTGTGGCTTGGCAAAGACTACAGCAACTTCATCAGGAAAGACTGGGTCCAACTAGACAAACCGTTTGAAG ATAACATCGACCGTACTCAAGTTCCTCGCATGCCTTGGCGTGATCTGTCTGCAGCTGTTCATGGCCCTGCTGCCAGAGATGTAGCCCGCCACTTTATCCAGCGCTGGAACTTCACCAAG ATCTTCAAAAACAAGTACAAGGACGAGTTCTACCCTTACCTTCTCCCCAAGTCTCACTGCACAGTTGACTCGCTGTCATACACTGTGCCTGGGTCCACGAAGGCTAAAGTGCAG gtgttGCGCTCTGCTGATCGTTGGTCCACCGGAACGTGTGAAAGCTCGATCCATAACGCCTACGTACACACCATCGAGAACAGCGAGCATTACATCTACATCGAG AACCAGTTCTTCATCAGCTGTGCTGATGGAAAGACCGTCCACAATGGGATTGGTGATGCAATTGTGAACCGAATCCTGCGTGCACACAG AGAGCAGAAGAAGTACAGGGTGTTTGTGGTGATTCCTCTGCTTCCTGGGTTTGAGGGAGACATCAGCGCAGGAGGTGGAAATGCCATCCAAGCCATTCTGCACTTCACTTACAG GACCATGTGCCGAGGAGAGCACTCCATCCTGTCAAGACTGCGCGAAC TTGAGGACAAGTGGACAGAATACATCACACTCTGCGGTCTCAGAACACACTCTCAGCTCTCCGAGTCGCTTGTCACGGAGCTCATCTATGTTCACAGCAAGACCCTAATTGCTGACGACCGTTGCTATATCATTG GATCAGCCAACATCAATGACCGCAGCATGCTGGGCAGTAGAGACAGCGAGATGGCAGTGTTTGTGGAAGACGAAGAGCGGGTACCATCCGTCATGGGAGGGGAGGAGTACCAGGCAGGACCTCTAACACTCGCTCTGCGCAAAGAGTGTTTCCG TGTTCTTGTTGGAGCTTCTTCAGACCCCAGTATCAGTGTTGAtgatccaatcagcgacgagttcttCTTCTTGGGCTGGAACGCAGCTGCTCAACTGAATGCCACCATTTATGACAAG GTTTTCAAATGTCTCCCCTTCGACTCTGTGCACAACATGCGAGAGCTGAAGGAGTACTCTGCCGAGGAACGCCTCTGCGACACCGACCCCGAGCAGGCCATAGAGGAGCTGAAGGCCGTCCGAGGTCTGCTGGTCTACTTCCCCCTGAAGTTCCTGTGTGAGGAAAACCTGCTGCCTCCACTGGCCACTAAAGAAGGCATGGCTCCTGTAGGGCTGTGGACATAA